From Pseudomonas vanderleydeniana, the proteins below share one genomic window:
- a CDS encoding polyamine ABC transporter substrate-binding protein → MNRLKRFIAPALCAAVLGGAAHAEDRTLRVYNWFDYITPKALDDFKAQNSQVKLVYDIFDTNEALEAKLLTGNSGYDVVVPSNVFLAKQIEAGVFQPLDRSKLPNWNHLDPKLMKLLEANDPGNKFAVPYMYGTILIGFNPAKVKAALGDNAPVDSWDLIFKEENISKLKQCGVALLDSPSEILPLALQHLGLDPNSKNPKDYEKAEALMLKIRPYITYFHSSKYMADIANGDICVAVGYSGSFSQAANRAKDAKNGVVVDMRLPREGAPIWFDMLAIPKGAKDPEDAYTFINYLLQPQVIAPISDFVGYPNPNKDATEMVDPAIRHNPNLYPSEAAMKTLYTLQPLDQKAERARTRAWTRIKSGT, encoded by the coding sequence ATGAACAGACTCAAGCGTTTCATCGCCCCGGCCCTGTGCGCCGCCGTGCTCGGCGGCGCGGCGCACGCCGAAGACCGCACCCTGCGGGTCTACAACTGGTTCGACTACATCACGCCCAAGGCCCTGGACGACTTCAAGGCGCAGAACAGCCAGGTCAAGCTGGTCTACGACATCTTCGACACCAACGAGGCGCTGGAAGCCAAGCTGCTCACCGGCAACTCCGGCTATGACGTGGTGGTGCCGTCCAACGTGTTCCTCGCCAAGCAGATCGAGGCCGGGGTGTTCCAGCCGCTGGACCGCAGCAAGCTGCCGAACTGGAACCACCTCGATCCCAAGCTGATGAAACTGCTGGAAGCCAACGACCCGGGCAACAAATTCGCCGTGCCCTACATGTACGGCACCATCCTGATCGGCTTCAACCCGGCCAAGGTCAAGGCCGCCCTGGGTGACAACGCGCCGGTGGACAGCTGGGACCTGATCTTCAAGGAAGAGAACATCAGCAAGCTCAAGCAGTGTGGCGTCGCCCTGCTCGACTCGCCGTCGGAAATCCTGCCGCTGGCGCTGCAACACCTGGGCCTGGACCCCAACAGCAAGAACCCCAAGGACTATGAAAAGGCCGAGGCGTTGATGCTCAAGATCCGCCCGTACATCACCTATTTCCACTCGTCCAAGTACATGGCCGATATCGCCAACGGCGACATCTGCGTCGCCGTCGGCTACTCCGGCAGCTTCTCCCAGGCCGCCAACCGCGCCAAGGACGCCAAGAACGGCGTGGTGGTGGACATGCGCCTGCCCAGGGAAGGCGCGCCGATCTGGTTCGACATGCTGGCGATCCCCAAGGGCGCCAAGGACCCGGAGGATGCCTACACCTTCATCAACTACCTGCTGCAACCGCAGGTGATTGCCCCGATCAGCGACTTCGTCGGCTACCCGAACCCGAACAAGGACGCCACCGAAATGGTGGACCCGGCGATCCGCCACAACCCCAACCTGTATCCGAGCGAAGCGGCGATGAAGACCCTCTACACCCTGCAACCGCTGGACCAGAAGGCCGAGCGGGCCCGCACCCGGGCCTGGACGCGGATCAAGTCGGGGACTTGA
- a CDS encoding dermonecrotic toxin domain-containing protein, producing MTAFTVTAAVSESDQAQQVFNLGDCLATRPSLESAAADLVQAMLDDPFPGFEKQLRNAAFINLTVSPSGDGPAAYQVIPLSQRLIDCWLGHAAPVHPQGSYLALDPGGKYPSMLGLRIDRVEQLISEWAPALLEAYKQSLVDFWSSPALSRQMLPQAWRSSSAQGVSPWQRLSDFIVAQLRKASTVLTGDELDTVEAVLDYPDSQTRRLTLGEDCTKACITLVDTGIRDPEPLFQQALALTRRVGEQQIVLLYTLLGGIKAFDSIDALETALGWTLSDSAPSLGDYSPDNHVFDALAAALLMRQLESIRAIRPGDYSDRVALDQRLHELTGPQALLGAFRSGHEAQLLKLHDLLPDWLRQASTVDRALYGRYVSRLSEVHRLREGEAFLDGIPRILEFAERALAKSLAKLNPKAEGVSVAHIRVTLTRVDNSPLEATDPGFIPFLDLRTASSTRNYTDMALENLEAFPLSAIPQIHYDKPAADGAPASAPEWMTYELLRAAVNDADIGGNYPALLKRNLQRYTVERARQKELFTLYMQVLLPMLALELRLTQRLTERARLYVGAVMGMDARVPVVSGLSIVVRPLALLAHPGAAADHVLNHFVIGPRMIDRGPQVLLRPGAEQPLLEFASLAHLLAAIQAEEALQQSILAGLDEHSRRIYDRGGFLEPHLTRVILSDWDLPEIPEPPTLDTTILSEPITEALFVASVEVLVRHAETISVSNAEARHKRLTDLGWALFGLLIPWAPTALAGLGLIVQLLPSLKALADHNTPSPWAAFADVLLNLAAVLVYHRRLWLGQSPVAGFADTLVKPAAGGSRGLLAYIWSRRGRGLTATERERLDQFRLAAKAPSDLLLIETGERRGLYQRGGLFYASIDGEWFHVLHTLDGLRIADAAHPARLGPWVTRSASGAWQLDRGPLLLGGAGELSVRGRKKLKSLEFQARQLLDSLSGRLAGGEKNLLTVHGPADIEDLLKQDAALFSDLSLKLQELTQGMAEYPEALLGKLDGAAQLLRAQGVRLRIQRVKLDPPSVMGVSYLKSQKQITIRPLGPRKDISGGKGRDFLQEYEIADLQRAPLWYAHFHYPSLDTAKASFTAAHLKTPGQRFQGIRFQMAQEQSGQRVDRIHRPRIDAKSADELFLSLTR from the coding sequence ATGACGGCCTTTACGGTGACCGCAGCGGTCAGTGAAAGCGACCAGGCCCAACAAGTCTTCAACCTCGGCGACTGCCTCGCCACCCGCCCCAGCCTGGAGAGTGCCGCGGCCGATCTGGTGCAGGCGATGCTGGATGATCCCTTTCCGGGCTTTGAAAAACAGCTGCGCAATGCTGCCTTCATCAACCTGACGGTGAGCCCGAGTGGCGATGGCCCGGCAGCCTACCAGGTCATTCCGCTCAGCCAGCGGCTGATCGACTGCTGGCTGGGCCACGCGGCACCGGTTCATCCCCAGGGCAGCTACCTGGCACTCGACCCGGGTGGCAAGTACCCCTCGATGCTGGGGCTGCGGATCGACAGGGTGGAACAACTGATCAGCGAGTGGGCGCCAGCGTTGCTGGAGGCCTACAAGCAGAGCCTGGTCGATTTCTGGAGCTCACCGGCCTTGTCCCGGCAGATGCTCCCGCAGGCCTGGCGTTCGTCGTCGGCACAGGGTGTTTCACCCTGGCAGCGGCTCTCGGACTTCATCGTGGCCCAGTTACGCAAGGCCAGTACCGTGCTCACGGGGGATGAGCTGGACACGGTGGAAGCCGTACTCGACTACCCCGACTCCCAAACCCGTCGTCTGACGCTGGGAGAGGATTGCACGAAGGCCTGCATCACCCTTGTCGACACCGGTATTCGTGACCCCGAGCCGCTGTTCCAACAGGCCTTGGCCTTGACTCGTCGGGTCGGTGAACAGCAGATCGTGTTGCTGTACACGCTGCTCGGGGGGATCAAGGCGTTCGATTCGATTGACGCCCTGGAAACCGCCCTGGGATGGACGTTGAGTGACAGTGCCCCGAGCCTGGGAGACTACTCGCCGGACAATCATGTCTTCGATGCCCTGGCAGCCGCCTTGCTGATGCGGCAGTTGGAAAGCATCCGTGCAATCAGGCCGGGCGACTACAGTGACCGTGTGGCTCTCGACCAGCGCTTGCATGAGCTGACTGGCCCGCAGGCGCTGCTCGGTGCCTTTCGCTCCGGGCACGAGGCCCAGTTGCTGAAACTGCATGACCTGCTGCCCGACTGGCTGCGGCAGGCGTCGACTGTGGACCGTGCGCTGTATGGTCGCTACGTCAGCCGGTTATCGGAGGTGCACCGGCTCCGTGAAGGCGAGGCGTTTCTCGATGGCATCCCGCGCATTCTCGAATTTGCCGAGCGGGCGTTGGCCAAGAGCCTGGCCAAGCTGAATCCCAAGGCCGAGGGGGTGTCGGTTGCCCATATCCGCGTGACGCTCACGAGGGTCGACAACAGCCCGCTGGAAGCGACCGATCCGGGTTTCATCCCTTTTCTGGACCTGCGCACCGCTTCGTCCACCCGGAACTACACGGACATGGCGCTGGAGAACCTCGAGGCCTTTCCGCTCTCGGCGATCCCGCAGATCCACTACGACAAGCCGGCGGCAGACGGGGCGCCGGCATCCGCGCCGGAGTGGATGACCTACGAGCTGCTGCGTGCGGCCGTGAACGATGCCGACATCGGTGGCAACTATCCCGCCCTGCTCAAGCGCAACCTGCAGCGCTACACGGTCGAGCGGGCCCGGCAGAAAGAGCTTTTCACTCTCTACATGCAGGTGCTGTTGCCCATGCTCGCCCTGGAGCTGCGCCTGACCCAGAGGCTGACGGAGCGTGCGAGGCTATACGTCGGCGCTGTGATGGGCATGGACGCCAGGGTGCCGGTGGTGTCGGGGCTGTCCATCGTCGTCCGCCCCCTGGCGTTGCTGGCACATCCTGGCGCTGCCGCGGATCATGTACTCAATCATTTCGTGATCGGCCCGCGGATGATCGATCGAGGGCCGCAGGTGTTGTTGCGCCCGGGTGCGGAACAGCCCTTGCTCGAGTTTGCATCGCTGGCGCACCTGCTGGCGGCGATCCAGGCCGAGGAGGCCTTGCAGCAATCGATTCTGGCTGGCCTGGACGAGCACAGTCGCAGAATTTACGACCGGGGTGGTTTTCTTGAGCCGCATCTGACGCGGGTTATCCTCAGCGACTGGGATCTACCCGAGATTCCCGAACCGCCCACGCTGGATACGACGATCCTGTCCGAGCCGATCACCGAGGCGCTGTTCGTCGCCAGCGTCGAGGTGCTGGTCAGGCATGCCGAGACGATATCGGTGTCCAATGCCGAAGCGCGCCACAAGCGCCTCACCGACCTTGGCTGGGCCCTGTTCGGCCTGCTGATTCCATGGGCACCCACTGCCCTGGCAGGGCTGGGGCTGATCGTGCAATTGCTGCCCAGCCTCAAGGCGTTGGCCGATCACAATACCCCGAGCCCCTGGGCGGCTTTCGCCGATGTGTTGCTGAACCTGGCGGCCGTGCTGGTCTATCACCGCCGTCTGTGGCTGGGCCAATCGCCCGTTGCGGGTTTCGCTGACACGCTCGTCAAGCCAGCGGCAGGCGGGAGCAGGGGCCTGCTGGCCTACATCTGGAGCCGACGGGGGCGCGGCCTGACGGCCACCGAGCGGGAGCGGCTCGATCAATTCAGGCTGGCGGCCAAGGCTCCCTCCGATCTGCTGTTGATCGAGACCGGTGAGCGGAGAGGCCTCTATCAGCGTGGGGGGCTTTTCTACGCCTCGATCGACGGTGAGTGGTTCCATGTCCTGCACACGCTCGACGGCCTGAGAATCGCCGATGCCGCCCATCCGGCACGGCTGGGCCCCTGGGTGACCCGCAGTGCCTCGGGCGCCTGGCAGCTGGATCGTGGGCCGCTGTTGCTGGGGGGGGCTGGCGAACTGAGTGTGCGCGGCCGCAAGAAGCTCAAGTCGCTGGAGTTCCAGGCTCGGCAACTGCTCGACTCTCTGTCCGGCCGGCTGGCTGGTGGGGAGAAAAACCTGCTGACCGTCCACGGTCCCGCCGATATCGAGGACCTGCTCAAGCAGGATGCCGCGTTGTTCAGTGACCTGTCGCTCAAGTTGCAGGAGCTGACCCAGGGCATGGCGGAGTATCCGGAGGCGTTGTTGGGCAAGCTCGACGGCGCCGCGCAGCTCCTGCGGGCCCAAGGGGTACGCCTGCGTATCCAGAGAGTGAAGCTCGACCCGCCCTCGGTCATGGGGGTCTCGTACCTCAAGAGCCAGAAGCAGATCACTATTCGGCCGCTGGGACCGCGCAAGGATATTTCCGGCGGCAAGGGCCGGGATTTCCTGCAGGAGTACGAGATTGCCGACCTGCAGCGCGCACCGCTGTGGTACGCGCATTTTCACTACCCCAGCCTGGACACCGCAAAAGCCAGCTTTACCGCTGCCCATCTCAAGACGCCTGGGCAGCGTTTCCAGGGGATCCGGTTTCAGATGGCCCAGGAGCAATCCGGCCAGCGTGTCGACAGGATTCACCGGCCCAGGATCGACGCGAAATCGGCTGACGAGCTGTTCCTGTCACTGACCCGCTAG
- a CDS encoding YeeE/YedE family protein, whose translation MSTTLSVAPERSFGAPLFALALLLLGMLFLQSQVGAHQVLLLVLGAALGLTLYHAAFGFTSAWRVFIRDRRGAGLRAQMVMLALAVLLFFPALGAGTLFGTPVSGLVAPAGVSVIVGAFIFGIGMQLGGGCASGTLFTVGGGNARMLVTLLFFICGSLLATHHVDWWFALPSLPPVSLVKSLGVAPALLLNLVLFALIAWTTVRLEKGRHGVLELPAGSARSGWRRLLRGPWPLVWGAVALALLNFATLALAGRPWGITSAFALWGAKVAGGLGLDVSAWAFWQMPGNAKALAAPVWEDVTSVMDIGIVLGALLAAGLAGRFAPSLKIPGRSLLAAVIGGVMLGYGSRLAYGCNIGAYFSGIASGSLHGWLWLVAAFVGNSVGVRLRPWFFAGERQPQGLTGC comes from the coding sequence ATGAGCACGACCCTCTCCGTCGCGCCCGAGCGTTCGTTCGGCGCCCCTCTCTTCGCGCTGGCCCTGTTGCTGCTGGGCATGTTGTTCCTGCAGAGCCAGGTCGGCGCCCACCAGGTGCTGTTGCTGGTCCTTGGTGCGGCCCTGGGCCTGACCCTGTACCACGCCGCCTTCGGCTTCACCTCGGCCTGGCGGGTGTTCATCCGCGACCGCCGTGGTGCCGGCCTGCGTGCGCAGATGGTCATGCTGGCGCTGGCCGTGCTGCTGTTCTTCCCGGCCCTGGGCGCCGGCACCCTGTTCGGTACTCCGGTCAGCGGACTGGTGGCACCGGCGGGTGTCTCGGTGATCGTCGGGGCGTTCATCTTCGGCATCGGCATGCAACTGGGCGGCGGTTGCGCCTCCGGTACGTTGTTCACGGTCGGCGGCGGCAACGCGCGGATGCTGGTGACGCTGCTGTTCTTCATCTGCGGTTCGCTGCTGGCTACCCACCATGTCGACTGGTGGTTCGCCTTGCCATCGCTGCCGCCGGTGTCGCTCGTCAAGAGCCTCGGCGTGGCGCCGGCGCTGCTGTTGAACCTGGTGCTGTTCGCGCTGATCGCCTGGACCACGGTACGCCTGGAGAAGGGCCGCCATGGCGTCCTGGAACTGCCGGCAGGTTCCGCGCGCAGTGGCTGGCGCCGCCTGCTGCGTGGCCCGTGGCCGCTGGTCTGGGGCGCGGTGGCCTTGGCCCTGCTGAACTTCGCCACCCTGGCCCTGGCCGGTCGCCCGTGGGGCATCACCTCGGCCTTCGCCCTGTGGGGCGCCAAGGTCGCCGGTGGCCTGGGGCTGGATGTCAGTGCCTGGGCGTTCTGGCAGATGCCGGGCAATGCCAAGGCCCTGGCGGCGCCGGTGTGGGAGGACGTCACCAGCGTGATGGACATCGGCATCGTCCTCGGTGCCTTGCTGGCCGCCGGCCTGGCCGGCCGTTTCGCCCCCAGCCTGAAGATCCCCGGGCGCTCGCTGCTGGCGGCGGTGATCGGTGGCGTGATGCTCGGCTACGGTTCGCGCCTGGCCTACGGCTGCAACATCGGTGCGTACTTCAGCGGGATCGCCTCGGGCAGCCTGCACGGCTGGCTGTGGCTGGTGGCGGCGTTCGTCGGCAACAGCGTCGGGGTACGCCTGCGGCCCTGGTTCTTCGCCGGTGAACGGCAGCCCCAGGGGCTCACCGGCTGCTGA